From a single Candidatus Poribacteria bacterium genomic region:
- a CDS encoding transposase, translated as MPIVSCEFVDSGVYRVQTTDDAKPEPKPEPTIWAVPDDMWEIIEEILSREYPRHRQDRKRVPLRPVLDGVVYKLRTGCQWNRIPKEYGDDSTIHRHFQAWCAMGIFDAIWRPLRFNKGCEAAFEDCGFDPNVEFTDEPIDYIFRNHPYDYAG; from the coding sequence GTGCCGATAGTCTCCTGTGAGTTCGTCGATTCAGGAGTCTATCGCGTGCAAACGACCGACGATGCCAAGCCGGAACCCAAGCCGGAACCGACGATCTGGGCGGTTCCCGACGACATGTGGGAGATCATCGAGGAGATTCTGAGCCGCGAGTATCCTCGACATCGGCAAGACCGCAAGCGTGTACCGCTTCGCCCGGTGTTGGACGGGGTTGTCTACAAGCTGCGCACCGGCTGTCAGTGGAATCGAATCCCCAAGGAATACGGTGACGACAGCACGATCCATCGCCATTTCCAGGCGTGGTGCGCAATGGGTATCTTCGATGCCATCTGGCGTCCGCTACGGTTCAACAAGGGGTGCGAGGCGGCATTCGAGGATTGCGGGTTCGACCCGAACGTCGAGTTCACGGACGAACCCATCGACTACATCTTCCGCAATCATCCCTATGACTATGCTGGGTGA